The following proteins are co-located in the Flammeovirga kamogawensis genome:
- a CDS encoding ParA family protein — protein sequence MAKVISFATQKGGVGKSTLLMLTASAVHNRTNKKVLVIDCDPQKSVKDIYATEGADKEQSYDVISFNWKQPRAEENFDKTLALAEKKYDAIFLDVPGRIEGKEIYFSVLVSDVVIVPVVASVLDMRATIRFLKTLPMIKEMKEKQGYNFDVFGIVNKKDQTVEHQKLKELAGIGGMEFFYSPISNLVRYKRGISTVYDITDPTIKDDEFNQYFDEFCTKCLF from the coding sequence ATGGCTAAAGTGATTTCTTTCGCAACCCAAAAAGGAGGCGTAGGTAAAAGTACGTTATTGATGTTAACAGCATCAGCAGTACACAATAGAACAAATAAGAAGGTTTTGGTGATTGATTGTGATCCTCAAAAATCTGTAAAAGATATATATGCAACAGAAGGTGCAGACAAAGAGCAGTCGTATGATGTTATTTCATTCAATTGGAAGCAACCTCGTGCCGAAGAAAATTTTGATAAAACATTAGCCTTAGCAGAAAAAAAATACGATGCTATTTTCCTTGATGTACCGGGTAGAATAGAAGGCAAAGAAATTTACTTTAGTGTTTTAGTTTCTGATGTAGTTATTGTTCCCGTTGTAGCGAGTGTATTAGATATGCGTGCAACTATTCGTTTCTTAAAAACATTACCAATGATTAAGGAAATGAAAGAAAAGCAAGGATATAATTTTGATGTTTTTGGTATTGTTAATAAAAAAGACCAAACTGTTGAGCATCAAAAGTTAAAAGAACTTGCTGGTATTGGAGGTATGGAATTTTTCTATTCACCAATTTCTAATTTAGTACGTTATAAAAGAGGAATTTCCACTGTTTATGATATTACAGACCCTACAATTAAGGATGATGAATTCAATCAGTATTTTGATGAATTCTGTACAAAATGCTTATTTTAA
- a CDS encoding CYTH domain-containing protein, translating to MNGKESLEIERKFLVNSFDPSLASKSFRIVQGYITAEKTKTVRVRIKGQKGFITIKGQSSDDGLSRFEWEKEIPVSEVEALLKLCEPGLIDKTRYEIPVGNHIYEVDIFEGDNKGLIVAEVELSSTDETFKKPDWLGQEVTGDNKYYNAMLMKTPFNKW from the coding sequence ATGAATGGAAAAGAATCTTTAGAAATTGAAAGAAAGTTTTTAGTCAATTCATTTGATCCAAGCCTTGCTTCTAAATCTTTTAGAATTGTTCAAGGCTATATCACTGCTGAAAAAACAAAAACAGTTCGTGTTAGAATAAAGGGACAAAAAGGGTTCATCACCATTAAAGGGCAATCTAGCGATGATGGACTTTCTCGCTTTGAATGGGAAAAGGAAATTCCAGTAAGTGAGGTAGAAGCACTCTTAAAACTTTGTGAACCTGGATTAATTGATAAAACGAGATATGAAATTCCAGTAGGAAATCATATTTATGAAGTTGATATTTTTGAAGGGGACAATAAAGGTTTAATAGTAGCAGAAGTTGAATTATCATCTACAGACGAAACTTTTAAAAAACCTGATTGGTTAGGTCAAGAAGTAACTGGAGATAATAAGTATTATAATGCCATGTTAATGAAAACTCCTTTTAATAAGTGGTAA
- a CDS encoding ATP-dependent Clp protease ATP-binding subunit: protein MEAKFSNRVKEVISLSREEALRLGHDYIGTEHLLLGMIREGEGYAITLLKKLSVNLNDLKDAIEQSTKSTANFNVKNLANIPLTRQSEKTLKITYLEAKIFKSSLIGTEHLLLSILRDEDNLATQILQRYDVNYDVVKEMIEFQGENPTASSSTDDDDPQAKGSGSWSSRPESSKSTEKSKTPVLDNFGRDLTSYAEEGKLDPIVGRDKEIERVAQVLSRRKKNNPILIGEPGVGKTAIAEGLALRIVQKKVSRVLFGKRVVTLDLASLVAGTKYRGQFEERMKAVMNELEKAPEVILFIDEIHTIVGAGGASGSLDASNMFKPALARRFQMVMVDPTTPEETIEILNNIKGKYEQHHHVDYSEEALAACVKFSDRYISDRFLPDKAIDVLDEVGARVHINNIHVPENIVKLEAQIEDIKEEKNKVVKRQKYEEAAKLRDTEKKLLEDLDKAKEIWEKETNETIYPVTEDDVAAVVAMMTGIPVNRVAQSEGKKLLKMNEDLQGKVIGQDAAIEKLSKAIRRTRVGLKDPKKPIGSFIFLGPTGVGKTELTKVLASHLFDKEDALVRIDMSEYMEKFSVSRLVGAPPGYVGYEEGGQLTEKIRRKPYSVVLLDEIEKAHPDVFNILLQVLDDGILTDGLGRRVDFRNTVIIMTSNIGVRDLKDFGTGIGFSTQTAAENQDAAMQGTIQKALKKAFAPEFLNRLDDVIIFNSLERDHIHKIIDISLSKLFERVIAMGYQIEVTEKAKDFLSDKGYDPQYGARPLNRAIQKYLEDPMAEEILGGEIEEGDTILADYSGEGEELSVSIKKNNVKKKSEEE from the coding sequence ATGGAGGCAAAATTTTCTAACAGAGTCAAAGAAGTAATTTCCTTAAGCAGGGAAGAAGCTTTACGCCTTGGCCATGATTATATCGGAACAGAACATTTACTGCTCGGTATGATACGTGAAGGTGAGGGATATGCAATTACTTTATTAAAAAAGCTGAGTGTAAACTTAAATGATCTTAAGGATGCAATTGAACAGTCTACAAAAAGCACAGCAAATTTTAATGTAAAGAATCTTGCAAACATCCCACTAACGAGACAATCAGAAAAAACGCTTAAAATAACATATTTAGAGGCTAAAATATTTAAATCTAGTCTAATAGGTACAGAACATTTATTACTGTCTATACTTAGAGACGAAGATAATTTAGCGACTCAAATTTTACAGCGTTACGATGTAAACTATGATGTAGTCAAAGAAATGATTGAATTCCAAGGAGAAAACCCAACAGCGTCGTCAAGTACTGATGATGACGACCCACAAGCAAAAGGGAGCGGCTCATGGAGCTCTCGCCCTGAATCATCAAAAAGCACTGAAAAATCTAAAACTCCTGTCCTAGACAATTTTGGACGTGACCTTACTAGCTATGCTGAAGAAGGTAAATTAGACCCAATTGTTGGAAGAGACAAAGAGATCGAAAGAGTTGCTCAAGTTCTATCTAGAAGAAAAAAGAACAACCCAATTCTTATCGGTGAACCTGGAGTTGGTAAAACTGCAATTGCAGAAGGATTAGCACTACGAATTGTTCAGAAAAAAGTATCTAGAGTACTTTTTGGTAAACGTGTTGTTACTTTAGATCTAGCATCTTTAGTTGCAGGTACAAAATACCGTGGGCAATTTGAGGAAAGAATGAAAGCAGTAATGAATGAGCTTGAAAAAGCTCCTGAAGTAATTCTATTTATAGATGAAATTCACACCATTGTTGGTGCGGGTGGAGCTTCAGGATCATTAGATGCTTCTAATATGTTTAAACCAGCTTTAGCACGTCGTTTCCAAATGGTTATGGTAGATCCTACTACACCTGAAGAAACAATAGAAATCTTAAACAATATCAAAGGGAAGTATGAACAACACCATCATGTAGACTATTCTGAAGAAGCATTAGCTGCATGTGTGAAATTCTCTGATCGTTATATCAGTGATCGTTTTCTTCCTGACAAAGCAATTGATGTTCTTGATGAAGTTGGTGCACGTGTGCACATAAATAATATTCATGTTCCAGAAAATATCGTAAAACTCGAAGCTCAAATCGAAGATATTAAGGAAGAAAAGAATAAAGTTGTAAAAAGACAAAAATACGAAGAAGCAGCTAAGCTTCGTGATACAGAAAAGAAACTTTTGGAGGATCTTGACAAAGCCAAAGAGATTTGGGAAAAAGAGACCAATGAAACAATCTACCCTGTAACTGAAGATGATGTTGCAGCAGTAGTTGCCATGATGACAGGTATACCTGTAAACAGAGTAGCTCAATCAGAAGGTAAAAAACTTCTGAAAATGAACGAAGATTTACAAGGCAAAGTAATTGGTCAAGATGCTGCAATTGAAAAACTTTCAAAAGCTATTCGTCGTACTCGTGTTGGTTTAAAAGATCCTAAGAAACCAATTGGTTCATTTATTTTCCTTGGACCAACAGGTGTAGGTAAAACAGAATTAACTAAAGTGCTTGCTTCTCATTTATTTGATAAAGAAGATGCATTAGTACGTATTGATATGTCTGAGTATATGGAGAAATTCTCTGTATCTCGTTTGGTTGGAGCACCTCCGGGCTACGTTGGCTACGAAGAAGGTGGACAATTAACTGAAAAAATCAGACGTAAACCTTACAGTGTTGTTTTATTAGATGAAATTGAAAAAGCACACCCTGATGTTTTCAATATCCTTCTTCAAGTTCTTGATGATGGTATTTTGACTGATGGACTAGGTAGACGTGTTGATTTTAGAAATACTGTAATCATCATGACTTCAAATATTGGAGTTAGAGACTTAAAAGATTTTGGAACTGGTATTGGATTCAGTACACAAACTGCTGCTGAAAATCAAGATGCCGCAATGCAAGGAACAATTCAAAAAGCCTTGAAAAAAGCATTTGCTCCAGAATTCTTAAATCGTCTTGATGATGTAATTATTTTCAACTCTCTTGAAAGAGACCATATCCATAAAATTATTGATATATCTCTTTCTAAATTATTCGAAAGAGTAATTGCAATGGGGTATCAAATTGAAGTAACTGAAAAGGCTAAAGATTTCTTATCGGATAAAGGTTATGATCCTCAATATGGAGCTAGACCTTTAAATAGAGCTATTCAGAAATACTTGGAAGACCCAATGGCAGAAGAGATTCTTGGTGGAGAAATCGAAGAAGGAGATACTATACTTGCCGACTACTCTGGAGAAGGTGAAGAGTTATCTGTTTCAATCAAGAAGAATAATGTGAAAAAAAAATCTGAAGAAGAATAA
- a CDS encoding trans-sulfuration enzyme family protein translates to MKKNKKYGFSTTAIHAGQEPDPTTGAVIPPIYATSTYAQTAPGEHKGFEYTRSHNPTRYAYEDAVAALEGGVKGFAFASGLAASATVLDMLEGGSHVIAMNDLYGGTFRLFDKVRKYSAKLEFSFIDLNDLDALKAAIKPNTKMIWAETPTNPMLRLVDLEKVAQIGKENNIITVCDNTFATPYLQKPLELGFDMVAHSATKYINGHSDVVGGIVVVGENKELEESMTFLQNAVGAVQGPFDSFLINRGVKTLGVRMDRHCSNALSIAEWLEGHPAVEKVAYPHLPSHPDFALAKKQMKKGGGMISVTLKADLEQTKVFLSNCRLFTLAESLGGVESLIEHPAIMTHASIPPETRKELGIDDGFVRISVGIEDLEDLIDDLKNAFEAAGLPTG, encoded by the coding sequence ATGAAGAAGAATAAAAAATACGGTTTTTCAACTACTGCAATTCATGCAGGACAAGAACCTGACCCAACTACTGGAGCGGTGATACCTCCAATATATGCAACTTCTACTTATGCTCAAACAGCACCAGGAGAACATAAAGGTTTTGAATACACACGAAGTCATAACCCTACAAGATATGCATACGAAGATGCTGTTGCAGCATTAGAAGGTGGCGTAAAAGGTTTTGCTTTTGCTAGCGGATTAGCTGCTTCTGCAACTGTATTAGATATGTTAGAAGGTGGGTCTCATGTAATCGCAATGAATGATTTATATGGTGGCACATTTAGACTTTTTGATAAAGTACGTAAATATTCTGCCAAATTAGAGTTCTCTTTTATTGATCTAAATGATTTGGATGCTTTAAAAGCAGCTATTAAACCTAATACAAAAATGATTTGGGCAGAAACGCCTACAAATCCAATGTTACGTTTAGTTGATTTAGAAAAAGTAGCTCAAATAGGCAAAGAAAATAATATTATTACTGTTTGTGATAATACTTTTGCTACACCTTACCTTCAGAAACCTCTTGAGTTAGGATTTGATATGGTCGCTCACTCAGCAACAAAATACATCAATGGTCATTCTGATGTTGTTGGAGGAATTGTTGTTGTTGGAGAAAATAAAGAATTAGAAGAGAGTATGACTTTTCTTCAAAATGCAGTAGGTGCTGTTCAAGGCCCCTTTGATTCTTTCTTAATAAATAGAGGTGTGAAAACTTTAGGTGTAAGAATGGATCGTCATTGTAGCAATGCATTAAGTATTGCAGAATGGTTAGAAGGTCATCCTGCTGTTGAAAAAGTAGCATATCCACATCTTCCTTCCCATCCTGATTTTGCTTTAGCAAAAAAACAAATGAAGAAAGGTGGTGGTATGATTTCAGTAACTCTTAAAGCCGATTTAGAGCAAACAAAAGTATTCCTATCAAATTGTAGATTATTTACATTGGCTGAAAGTCTTGGTGGTGTTGAAAGCTTAATAGAGCATCCTGCAATTATGACTCATGCTTCTATTCCTCCTGAAACTAGAAAGGAACTAGGTATAGATGATGGTTTTGTCCGTATCTCTGTTGGTATAGAAGACTTAGAAGATTTAATAGATGATCTAAAAAATGCTTTCGAAGCTGCAGGTCTTCCAACTGGATAA
- the trmB gene encoding tRNA (guanosine(46)-N7)-methyltransferase TrmB, which translates to MGRRKLIKFEENNNRAYVIEEGKPLYETIKGNWRKEVFKNENPLVLELACGRGEYTTGLAQVYPDKNFIGIDIKGDRIWKGGNVVDEKGLTNAAFLRTHIQNLEKYFEKGEVDEIWIIHPDPRPKDRDAKRRMTHPRFLNIYKNLLKENGLVRFKTDSKELFEYSVETLVEQKVQLEAITFDLYESKLLKEHHGIVTRYEKHFTELGHKVHYLKFRFNK; encoded by the coding sequence ATGGGTAGAAGGAAATTAATAAAATTCGAAGAGAATAATAACAGAGCATACGTTATTGAAGAAGGAAAACCATTATATGAAACTATAAAAGGTAATTGGAGAAAAGAAGTATTTAAAAACGAGAACCCTTTAGTTTTAGAACTTGCTTGCGGACGTGGTGAATATACTACAGGACTTGCTCAAGTATATCCTGATAAGAATTTTATTGGAATTGATATTAAAGGAGATAGGATTTGGAAAGGTGGCAATGTAGTTGATGAAAAAGGACTTACAAATGCTGCTTTTCTAAGAACTCACATCCAAAACCTGGAAAAATATTTTGAAAAAGGCGAAGTGGATGAAATTTGGATTATTCACCCAGATCCAAGACCAAAAGACCGTGATGCAAAACGTAGAATGACACATCCTAGGTTTTTAAATATCTATAAGAATTTATTAAAAGAGAATGGTCTTGTACGTTTTAAAACAGATAGTAAAGAGTTATTCGAATATTCTGTTGAAACACTTGTAGAACAAAAAGTACAATTAGAAGCGATTACATTCGATTTATATGAATCAAAATTATTAAAAGAACACCATGGGATTGTAACTCGTTACGAAAAACATTTTACAGAACTTGGACATAAAGTTCATTATCTAAAATTTAGATTCAATAAGTAA
- the gyrA gene encoding DNA gyrase subunit A, whose amino-acid sequence MADENIISINIEDEMKSAYIDYSMSVIVSRALPDVRDGLKPVHRRVLYGMAELGLSYNRSYKKSARIVGEVLGKYHPHGDSSVYETMVRMAQPWSLRYTLVDGQGNFGSIDGDSPAAMRYTEARMKEIAGEMLADIKKDTVDFEPNFDDSLKEPSVMPARIPNLLLNGASGIAVGMATNMAPHNMTEVCDAIISYVDNPDITMDELTEIVKGPDFPTGAIIYGYDGVKKALETGRGRVVMRAVTEFEPLPNGREQIVVSEIPYMVNKANMIEKTAELVNDKKIEGISAIRDESDKRGIRIVYELKKDAISDVVLNHLFKQTALQSSFSVNNIALVKGRPRTLNLHDMIKHYVDHRHDVIIRRTQFELAEAERRLHILEGYLKALDNLDEVIALIRGSKDAETAKAELISRFEFSDIQAKAILEMRLQRLTGLERDKINQEHAEVSALVDDLRDILARRERQMDIIRTDLVELKDKYGDERRSKIVYNADDLDIEDLIADEEMVITISHEGYIKRTPLKEYKSQGRGGVGSRGASTKSDDFTEHLFVASNHNYLLLFTNLGRVYWQKVFRLPEGSKTAKGRPLQNLLNIREGEKVQAVICTKNLSDQDYINNHYLMMLTEKGIVKKTVLEAYSRPRRDGINAININEGDKLFNVMLTDGQNDVVIATRMGMATRFNEEKVRSMGRGATGVKGIVLKGDEDAVVGMACIAQDELESKSLMVISENGFGKRTLLEEYPLRTNRGGKGVKAMQVTDKTGKLSALFSVEETDDLIVITKDGITIRTAVSNFRTMGRATQGVKAIRLNDKDEISSVEIVPKIEDEEIEDVDLNTEGENSEGTSENPGNETPDSEDTTTEE is encoded by the coding sequence ATGGCGGACGAAAATATCATCTCTATCAACATAGAGGACGAAATGAAAAGTGCCTACATTGATTACTCAATGTCGGTTATTGTTTCTCGTGCTCTTCCTGATGTAAGAGACGGTCTAAAGCCTGTTCACAGGCGTGTATTATACGGAATGGCTGAGCTTGGACTTAGTTATAACCGTTCTTATAAAAAATCAGCAAGAATCGTTGGTGAAGTTTTAGGTAAGTATCACCCACACGGTGATTCTTCAGTTTATGAAACAATGGTACGTATGGCTCAACCATGGTCTTTACGCTACACATTGGTTGATGGACAAGGAAACTTCGGTTCTATTGATGGTGACTCTCCTGCAGCAATGCGTTATACGGAAGCCCGTATGAAAGAAATTGCTGGTGAGATGCTTGCTGATATTAAGAAAGATACAGTAGACTTCGAACCTAACTTCGATGACTCTTTAAAAGAGCCTTCAGTTATGCCTGCAAGAATTCCTAACCTTCTATTAAATGGAGCGTCAGGTATTGCTGTTGGTATGGCAACAAATATGGCACCTCATAATATGACGGAGGTTTGTGATGCAATTATCTCTTATGTTGATAATCCAGATATTACTATGGATGAATTAACAGAGATAGTTAAAGGTCCAGATTTCCCAACTGGTGCTATTATTTATGGTTATGATGGTGTAAAAAAGGCATTAGAAACAGGACGAGGACGTGTAGTAATGCGTGCTGTCACAGAATTTGAACCTCTTCCCAACGGACGTGAGCAAATTGTAGTTTCTGAAATCCCTTACATGGTCAATAAGGCAAATATGATCGAGAAAACTGCCGAGTTGGTTAATGATAAGAAGATTGAAGGTATTTCTGCAATTCGTGACGAATCTGATAAGAGAGGTATTCGTATTGTCTATGAATTAAAGAAAGATGCAATTTCTGATGTTGTCTTGAATCACCTTTTCAAACAAACTGCTTTACAAAGTTCATTCAGTGTGAACAATATTGCACTTGTAAAAGGTAGACCAAGAACACTTAACCTTCATGATATGATCAAACACTATGTTGATCACCGTCATGATGTTATTATCAGAAGAACTCAATTTGAATTAGCTGAAGCTGAACGTCGTCTTCATATTTTAGAAGGCTACTTAAAAGCTCTAGATAATTTAGATGAAGTTATTGCCTTGATAAGAGGTTCTAAAGATGCAGAAACTGCAAAAGCTGAATTAATCTCTAGATTTGAATTTAGTGATATTCAAGCAAAAGCAATTCTTGAGATGAGATTGCAACGTTTGACTGGTCTTGAAAGAGATAAAATCAATCAAGAACATGCAGAAGTTTCAGCTCTTGTAGATGACTTAAGAGATATTTTAGCAAGAAGAGAACGTCAAATGGATATTATCCGTACTGACCTTGTTGAGCTAAAAGATAAATATGGTGATGAAAGAAGATCAAAAATCGTTTATAACGCTGATGATCTTGACATCGAAGATTTGATTGCTGATGAAGAAATGGTAATTACTATTTCTCATGAAGGGTACATCAAAAGAACTCCTCTAAAAGAATACAAATCACAAGGTCGTGGTGGTGTAGGTTCTAGAGGTGCTTCTACCAAAAGTGATGATTTTACTGAACATTTATTTGTTGCAAGTAATCATAATTACCTATTATTATTTACTAACTTAGGAAGAGTATATTGGCAAAAAGTTTTCCGCCTTCCAGAAGGTAGTAAAACAGCTAAAGGACGTCCTCTTCAGAATTTATTAAATATTAGAGAAGGTGAAAAAGTACAAGCAGTAATTTGTACTAAAAACCTAAGTGATCAAGATTATATCAACAATCACTACCTAATGATGTTAACGGAAAAAGGTATTGTTAAGAAAACTGTTCTTGAAGCTTATTCAAGACCTAGAAGAGACGGTATCAACGCTATCAACATCAACGAAGGAGATAAATTATTCAATGTTATGTTGACTGACGGTCAAAATGACGTTGTTATTGCTACTCGCATGGGTATGGCTACTCGTTTTAACGAAGAAAAAGTTCGTTCTATGGGTAGAGGTGCTACAGGTGTAAAAGGTATTGTTTTAAAAGGTGATGAAGATGCTGTTGTCGGTATGGCTTGTATTGCACAAGACGAACTTGAAAGCAAATCATTAATGGTCATTTCTGAAAATGGATTCGGTAAGCGTACTCTATTAGAAGAATATCCTTTAAGAACTAACCGTGGTGGTAAAGGTGTTAAAGCAATGCAAGTAACTGATAAAACAGGTAAACTATCTGCTTTATTCTCTGTTGAAGAAACAGATGACTTAATTGTTATCACTAAAGATGGTATTACTATCAGAACTGCAGTAAGTAACTTCCGTACAATGGGTAGAGCTACTCAAGGAGTGAAAGCAATTCGCCTAAATGATAAAGATGAAATTTCTTCTGTAGAGATCGTTCCTAAAATTGAGGACGAGGAAATCGAAGATGTAGATTTAAACACTGAAGGTGAAAACTCTGAAGGAACATCAGAAAACCCAGGTAATGAAACACCAGATTCTGAGGATACAACAACCGAAGAATAG
- a CDS encoding WbqC family protein, protein MTALIDLHFFPNIEYFTVIAHCDKLYIEKFENFQKQSYRNRCYIKTAQKIDRLSVPILGANKGKPLRKVKIDNTTHWAIKHWRSIHSAYGRSPYFEYYENQIKDVLCKGYDTLFELNYALLKCIIKLIGLKTTLEPTTSYNKNTDNELLDLRNKISLKNSSTIVNEVSYIQVFGNSFDGNLSILDLLFCEGPNTISILKSQNSELFIH, encoded by the coding sequence ATGACTGCTCTAATTGACTTACATTTCTTTCCGAATATTGAATATTTCACTGTAATTGCTCACTGTGATAAACTTTATATTGAGAAGTTTGAAAATTTTCAAAAGCAAAGTTATCGTAATAGATGTTATATAAAGACTGCTCAAAAAATAGATAGATTAAGTGTTCCAATTCTAGGAGCAAATAAAGGTAAGCCTCTTAGAAAAGTTAAAATTGACAATACTACCCATTGGGCCATTAAACATTGGCGAAGTATACATTCAGCTTATGGTAGGTCTCCTTATTTTGAGTACTATGAAAATCAAATAAAAGATGTTCTTTGTAAAGGATATGATACTTTATTTGAATTAAACTACGCTTTATTAAAGTGTATTATTAAACTAATTGGGTTAAAAACAACATTAGAACCGACTACATCATACAATAAAAACACTGATAATGAACTACTTGACTTAAGAAATAAAATAAGTTTAAAAAATTCTTCAACAATTGTTAATGAAGTTTCGTATATTCAAGTATTCGGCAACTCATTTGATGGAAATTTAAGTATCCTTGACTTACTTTTTTGTGAAGGACCTAACACAATTTCTATTTTAAAATCACAAAATAGTGAATTATTCATTCATTAA
- a CDS encoding tetratricopeptide repeat protein: protein MKFTKIITVLALSAAVSSTAFAQEKGSATKAAAYLSKGELTEAQSEIENAVGYEKYKLESKGKPVVVKEKTLETQGDVYSTIARTAETPAEEIPTDIEKAMAAYNEIKQRKENGGKETASYKAVWDNQGADLATGAIKPSKVDDLWGHFFNIGAEAFNDQEYTKAMDNFKLALLVKNDTTTGKYGFYASALAEEEAADEDAAAVRETTMMFINKLFEMNYHDPQQYYSLLRYAAEDAAPAEERLDDLKYEIRDAEGTIEKSTKTKEQSQERYDYYTKGGGRKYGSARQKAAQAKAEVDEANAELTAAQATLDAATKEVAELDAKTDAVYEECLQIAIKGAENNPGNPTLTSQMVSYYVKLDKLDEAIASVQSAIDKDPSDEGMNFNLAVLYDQASEKSRSNGDDAKADELFNNAAAQYKKVIEINPESKNGLFNLGALYYNRAAAYNKEMQDLPMKGMNYADPAKAKALEAKMLEYAKMSAPYAEKVSELAPDESKYLVLLSRIYYMTKENDKLEAVNKKLEAME from the coding sequence ATGAAATTTACGAAAATCATTACAGTTTTAGCCTTATCTGCGGCTGTATCATCAACAGCATTTGCTCAAGAAAAAGGTTCTGCGACAAAAGCTGCAGCTTACCTATCAAAAGGAGAACTTACTGAGGCTCAATCTGAAATTGAAAACGCAGTTGGTTATGAAAAATACAAATTGGAATCTAAGGGTAAGCCAGTTGTAGTTAAAGAGAAAACTTTAGAAACTCAAGGAGACGTTTACAGTACTATTGCAAGAACTGCTGAAACTCCAGCAGAAGAAATCCCTACGGATATCGAAAAAGCAATGGCTGCTTACAATGAAATCAAACAAAGAAAAGAAAACGGAGGAAAAGAAACTGCTAGTTATAAAGCGGTTTGGGATAATCAAGGAGCTGACTTAGCGACTGGTGCTATTAAACCTTCTAAAGTTGACGATCTTTGGGGTCATTTCTTTAACATTGGTGCTGAAGCATTCAATGATCAAGAATATACTAAAGCTATGGATAATTTCAAATTAGCTTTATTAGTAAAAAATGATACGACAACTGGTAAATATGGTTTCTATGCTTCTGCATTAGCTGAAGAAGAAGCTGCAGATGAAGATGCTGCTGCTGTTCGTGAAACAACTATGATGTTTATCAACAAGTTGTTCGAAATGAACTACCATGATCCTCAACAATATTATTCATTATTACGTTATGCTGCAGAAGATGCTGCTCCTGCTGAAGAACGTTTAGATGATTTAAAATATGAAATTAGAGATGCTGAAGGTACTATAGAGAAATCTACTAAAACAAAAGAGCAATCTCAAGAGCGTTATGACTATTACACTAAAGGTGGTGGACGTAAATATGGTTCTGCTCGTCAAAAAGCTGCTCAAGCTAAAGCAGAAGTAGATGAAGCTAATGCTGAACTTACTGCTGCTCAAGCAACATTAGATGCTGCTACTAAAGAAGTTGCAGAATTAGATGCAAAAACTGACGCAGTCTATGAGGAATGTTTACAAATTGCAATTAAAGGTGCAGAAAACAATCCTGGTAATCCTACATTAACTTCACAAATGGTTTCTTACTATGTGAAGTTAGATAAATTAGATGAGGCAATTGCTTCAGTTCAATCAGCAATTGATAAAGATCCATCAGACGAAGGAATGAACTTTAATTTAGCTGTTCTTTATGATCAAGCTTCAGAGAAATCTCGTAGTAATGGTGATGACGCTAAAGCAGATGAATTGTTCAATAACGCTGCTGCTCAATACAAAAAAGTAATTGAAATTAATCCAGAAAGCAAGAATGGTTTATTTAACTTAGGCGCATTATATTATAACCGTGCAGCTGCTTATAACAAAGAAATGCAAGATCTACCAATGAAAGGTATGAACTATGCAGATCCTGCTAAGGCAAAAGCTTTAGAAGCTAAAATGCTTGAGTATGCTAAAATGTCTGCTCCTTATGCTGAAAAAGTTTCTGAACTTGCTCCAGACGAAAGTAAATATTTAGTTCTTCTTTCTCGTATTTATTATATGACGAAAGAGAACGATAAATTAGAAGCTGTAAACAAAAAATTAGAAGCAATGGAATAA